The genome window AGTCTTACACCTTCCGATGCGGCAGTGTATTCCAACGATTTGCAAACGATTACAAGCAGTCGTATCAATCCTTTAGCTCAGCAAAGTCAGGTGATCGCTTCTCAAATCGGTGCGATTGCGGCGTCGGGTCAAGGCGGCGCGTTTTATACTTTAAAGGTAAGATCGTTCCATCTTTCAAACGGAACTTCTTCGGTTCGGGTTTATTCTCTCGGCGGTTCGATCGATCCGAATAAGAGCACCGTGGCCGACGTAAACGGAGACGGGAATTTAGATTTCGTTACGTTTACCGGGACGCAGATTGCGGTTTCTCTTTTTCGGGGAGGTGATTTTGCAAGTCCCGTTTATAGCGGACTCAACTCGGGTGATTCTTCAAAGCTCGTTCAGTTTAATTTCGGCGACGTAAACGGCGACGGGTTGCCGGATTTGGTTTTGATGAATAAGGAGAATTCGCGGTATGAAACGTATCTTTCGCTTGGAGACGGATCGTTTGCAAGAAACAACTCGTATTCCTTCGGAGGATTCTCCCTTAACGAATATACGGAAGCAAACGGCACGGAGCGGTCCGATACGTATCAGATCTGGCTGAACGATTTGAACAACGACGGTATTTCCGATCTTACGGTCGGTTTTGTAAACGTGGATAAGACGTATGGAGCGGTTTCGTTTCGTTACAATCAAGCGAGGAGTTCGGGCGAAGATATGATTCTTTCCACTTCGAACAACTCAGGCGGTCAGAGATCCTTGGTTCAATATCAACTCAAGGATGCTCATACGGGCGCGGTGAGCGTGGGTTCGGGGAATTATCCGAATATTCCAAGCGTCGGACCGGGCTTTCTTGCGGTCTCGACTACGCAAGAATTGGGAGCGGGGATCGTAAAGAATTCGAGTTATCAATATACAAACCAAAGATACTTTTTAGGTTCGAGATCTGTTTCCAGAGGTTTGGGTTTTGCCTCCGTAAAAGAAACGGATCTTGGAACAAACTTTTATTCGATCACCGATTATTTTCAAAACGATTACCGTTTGGCGGGATTTCCTCAATCGGAAAGAAGTTACAATGCGTTAGGAAATCTCATGAGTTCGACCACGAATTCTTCCTTTAGTTTTCCGAATCCGTTCGGAACGGAGATTGCCGTTCCGGGTAACGTCGTGTCGAACGATTATAACAACGGTGTTTTGACGACTTCGGTTTTAAAAACGTTTGCATATGACTCGTTCGGGTTTAATACGAGCACTACCGAAGATTTCGGTTCGAACACGATTACGAATACGACTCAGTATTCGCATGACGCTTCCGTTTGGAGAATCGGAAGGGTTGTTAGGACGAAGAAGATCGTAGACGGAACGCTTGTCAGCGATACTTTGCGAACCTATTCCGGAGACAACGTCGTTACGCAGACTCAATTTGCGTCCAGCGGATTTTCGTTGGCTTCTAACTTTGCGTATGACTCTTTCGGTAATGTGATTTCGATTACGGAATCGTCCGGTGCAGTGAGCACGATTGCGTATGATTCTACCTTAAATTTTTATCCCGTCACGAAAACGAATGCGCTTGGACATGTTTCGACGAATGTTTTCGATACGGAACTTGGGGTTGAGATTTCGTCCACCGATCCGAACGGTGCGACTCATTCTAAAACGTATGATGCGTATGGTCGAATTTTGAGCGTAACGTATCCCGGCGAATCGAGTGCGAACGAAACGTATGTGTATAACAATACCGGACTCTATGACCTAACAACACTGAGCAACAACGAATCTGTGACTAAGAATACGATCGATACAACGAGCGGCAATACGAGCACGACTACGAAATATATCGATCCGCTTGGGAATACGATTCGGACCGAAAGTAACACTGCGGTGAGCGGAATTCTTTCGATCGAAGAAAGTTTTTACGATTACAACAAAGGACAACTGATTAAAAAGTCGAACGAGTATTATTCAAACATTGCTCCTCAATATACGCTGTATCAATACAACGATCCGGACGGAGAATTGTCGACGATTACGGAGCCTCATTCTTTGGGAACGATTCAGACAAACATTACTCGTTCGGGACTTACCGAAACGAAGAACACGATCTATCCCGACGGGCAGACGAAGTCAGAATCGATTACTAAGAACGCACTGGGTCAGGTGACGAGCAAGACGGTGCAGGGAAGAACGATCCAATACGCCTATTCCCCGTTTGGCGGATATGCGAGTATTACCGACCCGAGCGGACTTGTTACAAGTTTCGGTTACAACTCGGTTGGACAAAGAACTTCGACTCAAGATCCGAATTCGGGAACTATTTCCTATTCATACGATGCGAATGGGAGACTTTCGAGACAAACGGATGCGAGAGGGAAGTCGGTCAACTTTTCGTATGACCTGATGGGCCGAAACACTGCACAAACTACAAACGGCCCGGAGGTTCCCGTTCAATTCGTATATGACGATTCTTCGGTTCCGTTTTCTTTGGGCAGGCTTACAAAGGTTACGGATGAGTCAGGTCAGATTGAATTCCGATACAATCAAAAAGGAAATCAAATTCAAAAGACAAAACGTGTGGATGACATCGTTGCGATCTTTAAAACGGATTACGATTCCTTAAACCGCCCGATTACGGAAACGTTACCGGATGGAACGAAGCTACACAACAACTACTCGACAAACGGAACGTTGTCGAATATCACGATGGATAGCGCGGACGGAACAAGCGTGGGACATACAGTCGTAAGCTATCAAGGGCCTTATCTAAACGCAAGCGGAGTTCCATCCGTCCGGCGCGTATCCGGCAATGGCGTAACGATGGAAATCGGATTCGAACCGTTGGAAAAATTACCGGTAAGTATTCTTTCCACAAAGCCGGATGGAAGCGTGATTGCGAATACGGAACTGACGTATGATGCAAAAAACAACCTAACGAAAATCGATGACAGACTTAATCCAAGCAGAACTCAGAACTTTACATTAGACAATTTGAATCGAGTGACGCAAGCGACGGGGAAATACGGAACACAGAACTACAATTTTTCTGCAAGTGGAAACTTAACGCAAAAAGGCGCATATACTTTAGGATATGGGGATGGAACGCACGCGAATGCGGTGACGACTGCAAACAGCCCGAGCACGGGAACGATGAATTACGGATACGATGCAAGCGGGAACATGACTTCGAGGAACGGGGATACACTCCGTTACAACAGCTATGGCAAGTTGATTGAAATTACACCGTATGGAACGAGTAGTTCGATCTTGAATACATACGACTATGCCGGAAGTAGAATCAAGTCAGAATCTCAGATTTCCCTTGTGACGACATATACGTTGGGACCGAACTACGAGATCGTAAGAAATCCCGGCCAACCGGAAAGGCATACATTGTATGTGAGGGGATTGCAGGGAGACTTAGTCGCACAGTGGACGCGAGAAGATGCAACGTTGCAGTTGGCTCAAACGGAAGGAACTCCGGAGTCAAGTAAAAACTCAATTGCATTGTTTGTCGGAAGAATTACAGGGAGTGATGATGGCTCGAAAGGATCGAAAGTTTCCATTTTTGTGGGAACTCTTACAAATCCGTTCTGCAAGGACGTAGCAATTGATTGTGGGAACTATTACAAGAACCGAATCAAGGACCGACTTTCTTCCGTCTTCGGTTACTCGGAACTTTTCCAAGAGGGAGTTCCCACAAAAGTTTACAACGCCTTCTACTTTTTGCTTCTTTTAACCGTTCTTTATCTTTCTTACCCTTATTTCTTGAAGGGGAACGAACTACTCCAAAGACTTTCCTGGCAGGGTGTTGGAACTCCAGCGGCGCTCGTAGCACTGTTTGTCGTAACATCGATTCCGGGTTGTGGAGTTTTACCTGGTTCTGGAGGCAAAGAAGGCGATCCTCCTTGGGTGTTGGCAATGGGAGCGAATGTAAATCCGGGAACACCGAGCATTCAAAACCCAAATGCAGGAACGACAGGGGGAGGCAATATCGGTGGAACACCAGTGAACGGAATGTATTTCTATCACCCGGATCATCTTGGTTCAATCAACATGATAACGGACGGATACGGAAACCCTGCGAGCGGACCTGAACCTGGAGTGAGTTACGTATCTTACGAGCCTTACGGTTCTATCAACCGAAACGATTCTTACGGACCTGATATATTCCGTTACAAATACACCGGTCAGATTGAAGACAAAGAAACCGGGCTTTACTATTACAAGTCGAGATACTACGAACCAATATTAGGAAGGTTTTTACAAGCGGACTCGATTGTTGTTCCTGAATCAACGAGTGGAATGAATCGTTATATGTATGTTGACGGAAACCCTGTGAACTACCGTGATCCGAGTGGGCATCTCACTGGGCCTGGTATTATGCACATGGTGAATCGAATTATCGGTCATGCGATGGGGAAGGATTTTAATTCTAAGGGGATGGACAAGCGTTTGAGTGCGAGAGGAATCTCGACTGGCGGGAATCGGTTTTTTCACAATGCGACTTTTGTTAAAAAAGGCAGGTATTATTGGGATGTTGGAAATACCATTTTTAGCCAGCGCAAGATTGGTTCATGGTGGCGGAACTTTATGGGTAACGATGTACAAAATACGGCCAACTATCAAAGTGGTCAACTAATCGCTTCCTGGTCTAAGTCAAAGGCTTGCGCTGATTCTTTGGGTGCCGATGCTTGCGCTGTATTATTTGTTGCTAATTTAATGGTAATGAAATCCTATTCAGCAAAGCATGATAGATTGTCCGAACCCTTGCGAGGTATGATCGATTCGAATTTTAATCCCGGACAGAGAATTTCTTCCTTTTTCACAAAGGGTGGAAACGTTAATTGTAAATCCTCTAAAACATTAAG of Leptospira sanjuanensis contains these proteins:
- a CDS encoding RHS repeat-associated core domain-containing protein → MKFRIVRTLIFGISILFILNFSFVGGVRNFFSAVASAFTTGIPQKLPVIQANEDGSASTSFSIELPPGTKGVIPDLSLSYNSNGGNGIVGMGWSLNGIHTISRNPSYGIQYNGTDQFVSSLAGELVDVSGNRSEFHSRKESWIRFVPKGACGDGPCSLFFQAEDGIRDSFGGTADSRISAIGRGAGSLREWALNREEDSFGNGYNVTYTPADSTSGDYYPQRISYNNRTIDFTFENRNDKYPNYSQGSIVRTQKRLDSIEVSIAGSSFRKYDFEYGYGPVTHRSLLQTIKRSGSNAFGSESYDDLSFTYSDHAGQFSVSGVDSVNRSNLFPMSVYIPDAIMDIANVYFNQELPYHPTAKDINVDLDMQYVVRMPVPDRNACNLGLAACLCAAYLPCTGGNPDVFAYVAGACVSFGGWGGINGCLNGNDAALVAWIPMDINGDGIGDFVSLNGVESSGSVHLSANILRAGSPSSGNINSANLPIYYNTYFQTADLNGDGRTDFGYESGGKLWAVYSTGSGFSSPVVFGNVNIDGAVRNMTQFSPYEYKFEYSAKNPTPIANDKSLRDFFADVNGDELVDFVHYNGGAFSIYINRKTYFDNAINIAGDADFFLNFMLDFNGDGKADHVQLVQNYDNSALIGLKAQRDALSSQMDTIQQEYYRAQAVVDLIAAGNNGAINPIEFQFLIDFYNNNCGLGCLFTIWALQGSNNGASLTPSDAAVYSNDLQTITSSRINPLAQQSQVIASQIGAIAASGQGGAFYTLKVRSFHLSNGTSSVRVYSLGGSIDPNKSTVADVNGDGNLDFVTFTGTQIAVSLFRGGDFASPVYSGLNSGDSSKLVQFNFGDVNGDGLPDLVLMNKENSRYETYLSLGDGSFARNNSYSFGGFSLNEYTEANGTERSDTYQIWLNDLNNDGISDLTVGFVNVDKTYGAVSFRYNQARSSGEDMILSTSNNSGGQRSLVQYQLKDAHTGAVSVGSGNYPNIPSVGPGFLAVSTTQELGAGIVKNSSYQYTNQRYFLGSRSVSRGLGFASVKETDLGTNFYSITDYFQNDYRLAGFPQSERSYNALGNLMSSTTNSSFSFPNPFGTEIAVPGNVVSNDYNNGVLTTSVLKTFAYDSFGFNTSTTEDFGSNTITNTTQYSHDASVWRIGRVVRTKKIVDGTLVSDTLRTYSGDNVVTQTQFASSGFSLASNFAYDSFGNVISITESSGAVSTIAYDSTLNFYPVTKTNALGHVSTNVFDTELGVEISSTDPNGATHSKTYDAYGRILSVTYPGESSANETYVYNNTGLYDLTTLSNNESVTKNTIDTTSGNTSTTTKYIDPLGNTIRTESNTAVSGILSIEESFYDYNKGQLIKKSNEYYSNIAPQYTLYQYNDPDGELSTITEPHSLGTIQTNITRSGLTETKNTIYPDGQTKSESITKNALGQVTSKTVQGRTIQYAYSPFGGYASITDPSGLVTSFGYNSVGQRTSTQDPNSGTISYSYDANGRLSRQTDARGKSVNFSYDLMGRNTAQTTNGPEVPVQFVYDDSSVPFSLGRLTKVTDESGQIEFRYNQKGNQIQKTKRVDDIVAIFKTDYDSLNRPITETLPDGTKLHNNYSTNGTLSNITMDSADGTSVGHTVVSYQGPYLNASGVPSVRRVSGNGVTMEIGFEPLEKLPVSILSTKPDGSVIANTELTYDAKNNLTKIDDRLNPSRTQNFTLDNLNRVTQATGKYGTQNYNFSASGNLTQKGAYTLGYGDGTHANAVTTANSPSTGTMNYGYDASGNMTSRNGDTLRYNSYGKLIEITPYGTSSSILNTYDYAGSRIKSESQISLVTTYTLGPNYEIVRNPGQPERHTLYVRGLQGDLVAQWTREDATLQLAQTEGTPESSKNSIALFVGRITGSDDGSKGSKVSIFVGTLTNPFCKDVAIDCGNYYKNRIKDRLSSVFGYSELFQEGVPTKVYNAFYFLLLLTVLYLSYPYFLKGNELLQRLSWQGVGTPAALVALFVVTSIPGCGVLPGSGGKEGDPPWVLAMGANVNPGTPSIQNPNAGTTGGGNIGGTPVNGMYFYHPDHLGSINMITDGYGNPASGPEPGVSYVSYEPYGSINRNDSYGPDIFRYKYTGQIEDKETGLYYYKSRYYEPILGRFLQADSIVVPESTSGMNRYMYVDGNPVNYRDPSGHLTGPGIMHMVNRIIGHAMGKDFNSKGMDKRLSARGISTGGNRFFHNATFVKKGRYYWDVGNTIFSQRKIGSWWRNFMGNDVQNTANYQSGQLIASWSKSKACADSLGADACAVLFVANLMVMKSYSAKHDRLSEPLRGMIDSNFNPGQRISSFFTKGGNVNCKSSKTLSEGYYTGEYYYNHGGIAGTDGSIRRSSKEVDIISSIFLVYSFCQATSGE